The following are from one region of the Halobellus limi genome:
- a CDS encoding aminomethyltransferase family protein, producing MSERSWSFSDSMAEAADKAGSPVELMRDLGVGKFTKVPDEITNWIEEQRSWRESVAFADQSYHMTDHYVEGPDALDFYRDYAVNKFDNTEPGKAKQLVVANPNGKFIGDAIWFHLEEDKFLSVGGAAAHNWLQYQAETGDYDLEAEMQPRPVTMDEDPTYYRFQVQGPNAYDLMEEVADEPLPDLGFFNHTTISIQGHDVNILRHGMAGEAGYEFWGPYGEGEEIKELFMDAGEEYDIKHLGAESYQTPNAILGWIPLVVPAIFDEGMEDYLEWLDVGDGLLSIGGSFESDDITDYYFTPTELGYGHIIDTNGDYCGSEALAAEAGDPDREKVTLVWNDEDVVDVFASLFSDGPTKKFMRLPHPRSSACHYDTVLDDGEQVGVSTDKSYIYNQRELISLAVVDSEYAEPGTEVSLVWGEPEDNTNKRVERHEKTEIRATVATAPYTEDSR from the coding sequence ATGAGCGAACGATCGTGGTCTTTCAGCGACAGTATGGCAGAGGCCGCCGACAAGGCGGGCAGTCCGGTCGAACTTATGCGCGATCTCGGCGTCGGGAAGTTCACCAAGGTCCCCGACGAGATCACCAACTGGATCGAAGAGCAGCGCTCCTGGCGGGAGTCGGTCGCCTTCGCCGACCAGTCGTACCATATGACGGATCACTACGTCGAGGGCCCTGACGCGCTTGACTTCTACCGCGACTACGCCGTCAACAAGTTCGACAACACCGAGCCCGGCAAGGCCAAACAGCTCGTCGTCGCCAACCCCAACGGCAAGTTCATCGGCGACGCGATCTGGTTCCACCTCGAGGAGGACAAGTTCCTGAGCGTCGGCGGCGCGGCCGCGCACAACTGGCTCCAGTACCAGGCCGAGACCGGCGACTACGACCTCGAGGCCGAGATGCAGCCCCGTCCCGTCACGATGGACGAGGACCCCACCTACTACCGGTTCCAGGTACAGGGCCCCAACGCCTACGACCTGATGGAAGAGGTCGCCGACGAGCCGCTGCCGGACCTCGGCTTCTTCAACCACACCACCATCTCCATCCAGGGACACGACGTCAACATCCTCCGCCACGGAATGGCCGGCGAGGCCGGATACGAGTTCTGGGGCCCCTACGGGGAGGGCGAGGAGATCAAGGAGCTCTTCATGGACGCCGGCGAGGAGTACGACATCAAGCACCTCGGCGCCGAGAGCTACCAGACGCCGAACGCGATCCTCGGCTGGATCCCGCTCGTCGTCCCCGCCATCTTCGACGAGGGGATGGAAGACTACCTCGAGTGGCTCGACGTCGGCGACGGCCTGCTCTCGATCGGCGGCAGCTTCGAGTCCGACGACATCACCGACTACTACTTCACGCCCACCGAACTCGGCTACGGCCACATCATCGACACGAACGGCGACTACTGCGGCAGCGAGGCCCTCGCGGCGGAAGCGGGCGACCCCGACCGCGAGAAGGTCACGCTCGTCTGGAACGACGAGGACGTCGTCGACGTCTTCGCGTCGCTGTTCAGCGACGGCCCGACGAAGAAGTTCATGCGGCTCCCGCACCCGCGCTCGTCGGCGTGTCACTACGACACGGTCCTCGACGACGGCGAACAGGTCGGCGTCTCCACGGACAAGTCCTACATCTACAACCAGCGTGAGCTGATCTCGCTGGCCGTCGTCGACAGCGAGTACGCCGAACCCGGCACCGAGGTCTCGCTCGTCTGGGGCGAACCCGAGGACAACACGAACAAGCGGGTCGAACGCCACGAGAAGACCGAGATCCGCGCGACCGTCGCGACGGCACCCTACACCGAAGACAGCCGGTAA
- a CDS encoding NAD(P)-dependent oxidoreductase — translation MTRVLIDQDITPTDRLLDRLDDDWETTVGIDGDEDALLEVVDEYDALLVTSRVPLTRDVIAAADRLKLIGKLGTGIDSVDLDAAREYGVTVTHTPGHNALSVAEHALCLTLACARRLPTAEALLSEGRWRDEYPLGTRVSGATVGIVGFGNVGKRVGKLLSGFDVDVLVSDPYVPTIDAELADADARSLDDLLERSDFVILTPELTDETRHLVGRSELDRMRDDAILVNVSRGPVVDEAALVDALRAEQIAGAGLDVFETEPLPADSPLHAFDNVVTTPHIAAMTGECRRGNIDQLAENVTRLSAGDSVLDRYVPVRVE, via the coding sequence ATGACGCGCGTACTGATCGATCAGGACATCACGCCCACCGACCGACTGCTCGACCGTCTCGACGACGACTGGGAGACGACCGTCGGCATCGACGGGGACGAAGACGCGCTTCTGGAGGTCGTCGACGAGTACGACGCGCTCTTGGTGACTTCCCGCGTCCCGCTCACCCGCGACGTCATCGCGGCGGCCGACCGACTGAAACTGATCGGGAAGCTCGGGACCGGCATCGACTCCGTCGACCTCGACGCCGCGCGGGAGTACGGCGTCACGGTCACGCACACGCCCGGCCACAACGCGCTGTCGGTCGCTGAACACGCCCTCTGTCTCACGCTCGCGTGCGCTCGGCGGCTCCCGACGGCCGAAGCCCTCCTCTCGGAGGGCCGGTGGCGCGACGAGTATCCCCTGGGAACGCGGGTGTCCGGAGCGACCGTCGGTATCGTCGGCTTCGGCAACGTCGGCAAACGGGTCGGCAAACTCCTCTCCGGATTCGACGTCGACGTGCTGGTCTCTGACCCGTACGTGCCGACCATCGACGCGGAACTCGCAGACGCCGACGCCCGCTCGCTCGACGACCTGCTCGAACGGAGCGACTTCGTGATCCTCACGCCGGAACTGACCGACGAGACGCGACATCTCGTCGGTCGGTCGGAACTGGACCGGATGCGAGACGACGCGATACTCGTCAACGTCTCGCGGGGACCCGTCGTCGACGAAGCGGCGCTGGTCGACGCGCTTCGCGCCGAGCAGATCGCCGGCGCGGGCCTCGACGTCTTCGAGACCGAACCCCTTCCCGCCGACTCGCCGCTCCACGCCTTCGACAACGTCGTGACGACGCCACACATCGCCGCGATGACGGGAGAGTGCCGCCGCGGCAACATCGATCAACTCGCCGAAAACGTGACTCGCCTGTCCGCCGGCGACTCGGTCCTCGATCGGTACGTCCCGGTCAGAGTGGAGTGA
- a CDS encoding IclR family transcriptional regulator — MPTDRTPLTTVARAFEILSLLWELDGAGPSEVAARLDLPDSTVYDYLRSLNDTPYVSRDDGEYHLSSYFITIGGKMKYRNRLYQVAKPEMKRVVSETDELVGLTIESEGRALVYHQEEGRQALNLGTYSGATTPLHTVATGKAILAYLPDARIDEIIEQRGLEKRTDQTITDPEVLKAELEQIREDGYAIDWDEQVIGMGMAAVPIIIDEEILGSFGIVVPTGRIRDSTYQEEIVQKLQEMTNKVTINYQYGN, encoded by the coding sequence ATGCCCACTGACCGCACGCCGCTCACCACCGTCGCGCGGGCGTTCGAGATCCTGAGCCTGCTCTGGGAACTGGACGGCGCCGGCCCCTCCGAGGTCGCCGCGCGGTTGGACCTCCCGGACAGCACCGTGTACGACTACCTCCGCTCGCTGAACGACACGCCGTACGTCTCCCGCGACGACGGGGAGTACCACCTCAGTTCGTACTTCATCACCATCGGCGGGAAGATGAAGTACCGCAACCGCCTCTACCAGGTCGCGAAGCCGGAGATGAAACGGGTCGTCTCCGAGACCGACGAACTCGTCGGACTGACGATCGAGAGCGAGGGACGTGCCCTGGTGTATCACCAGGAGGAGGGTCGGCAGGCTCTGAACCTGGGCACGTACTCCGGGGCGACCACCCCGCTTCACACCGTGGCCACCGGGAAAGCCATCCTCGCGTACCTCCCCGACGCGCGGATCGACGAGATCATCGAGCAGCGGGGACTCGAGAAGCGGACCGACCAGACGATCACCGACCCCGAGGTTCTGAAGGCGGAACTCGAACAGATCCGCGAGGACGGGTACGCCATCGACTGGGACGAGCAGGTCATCGGAATGGGGATGGCGGCGGTCCCGATCATCATCGACGAGGAGATCCTCGGGTCGTTCGGGATCGTCGTCCCGACCGGTCGGATCCGGGACTCGACCTACCAGGAGGAGATCGTCCAGAAGCTCCAGGAGATGACGAACAAGGTCACGATCAACTACCAGTACGGAAACTGA
- a CDS encoding acyl-CoA thioesterase, with product MFEYEWKCAWGDADPHGIAYYPNLVDAMHRAGEELMDDRGVAYWDIPEEYGVHLPIVSMDTDFDRPVTVGDVVTVSVEPDLGTKSLGMELTGRDADGNALFTGDERHVCVSKADNEPQELPEAVRTALGDD from the coding sequence ATGTTCGAGTACGAATGGAAGTGCGCCTGGGGAGACGCCGATCCCCACGGTATCGCCTACTATCCGAACCTCGTCGACGCGATGCACCGCGCCGGCGAGGAGCTCATGGACGACCGCGGCGTGGCCTACTGGGACATCCCCGAGGAGTACGGCGTCCACCTGCCGATCGTGTCGATGGACACCGACTTCGACCGTCCCGTGACCGTCGGCGACGTGGTCACGGTGAGCGTGGAACCGGACCTCGGTACCAAGAGCCTCGGAATGGAGTTGACGGGGCGCGACGCCGACGGCAACGCGCTCTTCACCGGCGACGAACGGCACGTCTGCGTCTCGAAGGCGGACAACGAGCCGCAGGAACTGCCCGAAGCGGTGAGAACGGCCCTCGGCGACGACTGA
- a CDS encoding aminomethyltransferase family protein → MSESTLADVLRSSGSAVDLLRSRGGGWAGFPNVPDEHTHWIEEQRAWAETCSLADQSHHMVDYWVEGPDAIDLFADLGVNAFDGFEPGTAKQFVVANPDGYFIGDGILLYLDRERLALVGPPQTSNWVQYHVETGDYDVRTERDETSGVRDGPPANYRYQLQGPNAVDLMAEVTDHPLPDLDFFHFDDVSIDGREVTLLRHGMAGEAGFEFWGPWEDSEAIRSTILEAGEERGIRRLGARSYGSSAVVSGWVGMPLPAVYDSDAMAGYREWLSARSLEAHYSIAGSLDADDVTDYYVTPIELGYERLIDFDHDFVGREALAAEAEAPSRTLVTLEWADEDVVDVFASLFEDEPAKFLDLPVPWRSTSHHDAVRDGDDPVGTSMWAAYTYNERTVISLAVVDRAVADPGTELTLVWGEPDGRRNPAVERHSRTEISTTVAPVPYTTDNR, encoded by the coding sequence ATGAGCGAATCAACTCTCGCTGACGTCCTCCGGTCTAGCGGCTCGGCCGTGGACCTGCTCCGGAGTCGCGGGGGCGGTTGGGCCGGCTTTCCGAACGTCCCTGACGAGCACACCCACTGGATCGAGGAGCAGCGGGCCTGGGCCGAGACGTGCTCCCTCGCGGACCAGTCCCACCACATGGTCGACTACTGGGTCGAGGGTCCCGACGCGATCGACCTGTTCGCCGACCTCGGGGTCAACGCTTTCGACGGCTTCGAGCCCGGGACGGCCAAACAGTTCGTCGTCGCGAACCCCGACGGCTACTTCATCGGCGACGGCATCCTGCTTTATCTCGACCGCGAGCGGTTGGCGCTCGTCGGCCCGCCGCAGACGTCCAACTGGGTCCAGTACCACGTCGAGACCGGCGACTACGACGTTCGGACCGAGCGCGACGAGACGTCGGGCGTCCGTGACGGGCCGCCCGCGAACTACCGGTATCAGTTACAGGGTCCGAACGCCGTCGACCTGATGGCGGAAGTGACCGACCACCCCCTCCCGGACCTCGACTTCTTCCACTTCGACGACGTCAGCATCGACGGCCGCGAGGTGACGCTCCTGCGTCACGGGATGGCCGGCGAGGCCGGCTTCGAGTTCTGGGGCCCCTGGGAGGACTCGGAGGCGATACGCTCGACGATCCTCGAGGCAGGCGAAGAGCGGGGTATCCGACGCCTGGGCGCGAGGAGCTACGGGAGTTCCGCCGTCGTCTCCGGGTGGGTCGGGATGCCGCTGCCCGCCGTCTACGACAGCGACGCGATGGCCGGCTACCGCGAGTGGCTCAGCGCACGCAGCCTCGAAGCGCACTACTCGATCGCCGGGAGCCTCGACGCCGACGACGTCACAGACTACTACGTGACGCCGATCGAACTGGGCTACGAACGCCTGATCGATTTCGATCACGACTTCGTCGGGCGGGAGGCGCTGGCGGCCGAGGCCGAAGCGCCCTCCCGAACGCTCGTCACGTTGGAGTGGGCCGACGAGGACGTCGTCGACGTCTTCGCGTCGCTCTTCGAGGACGAACCCGCGAAGTTCCTCGACCTGCCGGTCCCGTGGCGCTCGACGTCGCACCACGACGCAGTCCGCGACGGCGACGACCCCGTCGGCACGTCGATGTGGGCGGCCTACACCTACAACGAGCGGACGGTGATCTCGCTCGCGGTCGTCGACCGCGCGGTCGCCGATCCGGGCACCGAACTCACGCTCGTCTGGGGCGAACCCGACGGCCGTCGGAACCCCGCCGTCGAACGCCACTCACGCACGGAGATTTCGACCACCGTCGCACCCGTGCCCTACACCACGGACAACCGTTAA
- a CDS encoding methylenetetrahydrofolate reductase, whose product MTTSQRSSAAAGTAAALLESPRFELMPFDSFDDEIEHLPDGATITITASPQLELGATIDAAERAAERGYEVVPHVSARYVRDSEHLAEICERLKAAGIEDLFVPGGDREEPIGEFASAYDMLVALDDLEYEFEEIGITGYPEGHEFIDDETLAEAMKEKAPYATYIATQLCYDPDTILEWIETVRDRGVDLPIEVGIPGVMKYEKLLSISQKVGVGDSVRFLKKTTGLVGFVKQFIGSRGRYRPDELVDGLAPYADDPTCNIRGLHVYTFNQVPDTEEWRTGRLQ is encoded by the coding sequence ATGACGACCAGTCAGCGCTCCTCGGCGGCGGCCGGCACGGCGGCCGCGCTCCTCGAATCGCCGCGGTTCGAGCTGATGCCGTTCGACAGCTTCGACGACGAGATCGAGCACCTCCCGGACGGGGCGACGATCACGATCACCGCCTCGCCGCAGCTGGAACTCGGGGCGACGATCGACGCCGCAGAGCGCGCCGCAGAGCGGGGATACGAGGTCGTGCCCCACGTGTCGGCGCGGTACGTCCGCGATTCGGAGCACCTCGCGGAGATCTGCGAGCGGCTGAAGGCCGCCGGCATCGAGGACCTTTTCGTGCCGGGAGGCGACCGCGAGGAGCCGATCGGCGAGTTCGCGTCCGCCTACGACATGCTCGTCGCACTCGACGACCTCGAGTACGAGTTCGAGGAGATCGGGATCACGGGCTACCCCGAGGGACACGAGTTCATCGACGACGAGACGCTCGCGGAGGCGATGAAAGAGAAGGCCCCCTACGCGACGTACATCGCCACGCAACTGTGCTACGATCCCGACACCATCCTCGAGTGGATCGAGACGGTCCGCGACCGGGGCGTCGACCTCCCCATCGAAGTCGGCATCCCGGGCGTGATGAAGTACGAGAAGCTCCTGAGTATCTCCCAGAAGGTCGGCGTCGGCGACTCGGTCCGGTTCCTGAAGAAGACGACCGGACTCGTTGGGTTCGTCAAGCAGTTCATCGGCTCGAGGGGTCGGTACCGCCCCGACGAGCTGGTCGACGGACTGGCACCGTACGCCGACGATCCGACCTGCAACATCCGCGGCCTCCACGTCTACACGTTCAATCAGGTCCCCGACACCGAGGAGTGGCGGACGGGGCGGCTACAGTAG
- a CDS encoding ABC transporter ATP-binding protein has protein sequence MLSVEGLTKKFDSVVAVDDVDMELRSGEIHGLIGPNGAGKTTTVNLITGELTPTSGTIEFDGTDLVGRSPSAIARQGIGRSFQVVQYFPEMTVREHLRLAVRDSTETVRSVFNREEDYEPQIRAVAERVHLEDDLDTVAKNLAHGKKRFLDIAMVLGMDSRVILFDEPAAGLNQSETDEVKEILESLRGEYTVLIVEHDVDLVRSISDRITVLHNGAVLTTDTPENVVENPQVKEVYLGE, from the coding sequence ATGCTGTCGGTCGAGGGACTCACGAAGAAGTTCGACTCGGTCGTCGCCGTCGACGACGTAGATATGGAGCTCCGCTCCGGCGAGATCCACGGGCTCATCGGGCCGAACGGCGCGGGGAAGACGACGACGGTCAACCTCATCACGGGCGAGTTGACCCCGACGAGCGGAACGATCGAGTTCGACGGGACCGACCTCGTCGGCCGCTCGCCCTCCGCGATCGCCCGACAGGGGATCGGCCGGTCGTTTCAGGTCGTCCAGTACTTCCCCGAAATGACCGTCAGGGAGCATCTGCGTCTCGCCGTCCGCGACTCGACGGAGACCGTCAGGAGCGTCTTCAACCGAGAGGAGGACTACGAGCCACAGATTCGGGCGGTCGCCGAGCGAGTCCACCTCGAAGACGACCTCGACACGGTCGCGAAGAACCTCGCGCACGGAAAAAAGCGCTTCCTGGACATCGCGATGGTCCTCGGGATGGACTCTCGGGTCATCCTCTTCGACGAACCCGCCGCCGGGCTCAACCAGTCCGAGACCGACGAGGTCAAAGAGATACTGGAGAGCCTCCGCGGCGAGTACACGGTCCTGATCGTCGAGCACGACGTCGACCTCGTGCGCTCGATCTCCGACCGGATCACCGTCCTGCACAACGGAGCGGTTCTCACCACTGACACGCCAGAAAACGTCGTCGAGAACCCGCAGGTCAAGGAGGTGTATCTCGGTGAGTGA
- a CDS encoding ABC transporter ATP-binding protein produces MSELLSVEDLNAFYGDSQVLFDVSIGLGTNDVVGIFGRNGMGKTTLLNSLVNRIDRKTGTVTYRGQDVSAWSPHEIIREGIAYVPEEREIYPALSVRENLELAMTSDIDDDTREERIQNVFTQFERLGERRNQRGGTLSGGEQQMLAIGRALVTDPDLLLLDEPTEGLAPTIIDDVVEILESLVTGDRAVLIVEQNINRMLPLIDRGYMIQTGRIVEEGDSEHLSDEEIHDKYLTV; encoded by the coding sequence GTGAGTGAACTGCTCTCCGTCGAGGACCTCAACGCGTTCTACGGCGACAGCCAGGTCCTCTTCGACGTCTCGATCGGACTCGGGACGAACGACGTCGTCGGCATCTTCGGCCGGAACGGCATGGGCAAGACGACGCTCTTGAACAGCCTCGTGAACCGGATCGACCGGAAGACCGGCACCGTCACGTACCGCGGGCAGGACGTCTCCGCGTGGTCTCCCCACGAGATCATCCGAGAGGGCATCGCGTACGTGCCCGAAGAGCGTGAGATCTACCCCGCGCTCTCGGTTCGCGAGAACCTCGAACTGGCGATGACGTCGGACATCGACGACGACACCCGTGAGGAACGGATTCAGAACGTCTTCACGCAGTTCGAACGGCTCGGCGAACGACGGAACCAGCGCGGCGGGACGTTGAGCGGCGGCGAACAGCAGATGCTCGCGATCGGACGCGCGCTGGTCACCGATCCGGACCTGCTCCTCCTCGACGAGCCGACGGAGGGGCTGGCACCGACGATCATCGACGACGTCGTCGAGATCCTCGAGTCGCTGGTGACGGGCGACCGGGCGGTGCTGATCGTCGAACAGAACATCAATCGGATGCTCCCGCTCATCGACCGCGGCTATATGATCCAGACCGGCCGGATCGTCGAGGAGGGCGATTCCGAGCACCTCAGCGACGAGGAGATCCACGACAAGTACCTGACGGTGTAA
- a CDS encoding branched-chain amino acid ABC transporter permease has product MLEIPLITTENFITYALNGLSRGMIIFLVASGLSLIFGLIGLINFAHGAMLALGGYGTYVVIQATGNFWLGLVVSVLLVSLLGLALERKVLYWIYDEPLLGFLSTFGIGLVIEEALAVYFGSRSYTVQSPLSQSVEVLGVSYPSYRLFVILVGAAVALGVGLVLVKTRLGLEIHATANMQSTAEILGVDTARIYTITFVLGTALAALAGALTAPITSMYPTIGLDYITMAFLVIIVGGMGSFKGSFVVSMIVGQVIAFGWLVLSPTYVRILVFAAAMVFILYKPRGFFGKAEVHE; this is encoded by the coding sequence ATGTTAGAAATTCCTCTCATAACCACTGAGAACTTCATTACCTACGCACTGAACGGCCTGAGTCGGGGGATGATCATCTTTCTGGTGGCCAGCGGACTCTCGCTGATCTTCGGATTGATCGGCCTCATCAACTTCGCTCACGGGGCGATGTTAGCGCTGGGTGGATACGGCACGTACGTCGTGATCCAGGCGACGGGGAACTTCTGGCTCGGACTCGTGGTCTCCGTCCTGCTCGTCTCGCTTCTGGGGCTCGCCCTGGAACGGAAGGTCCTCTACTGGATCTACGACGAGCCGCTGCTCGGGTTCCTCTCGACGTTCGGCATCGGGCTGGTCATCGAAGAGGCGCTCGCCGTGTACTTCGGGAGCCGGTCGTACACGGTTCAATCGCCGCTTTCTCAGTCGGTAGAGGTGCTCGGCGTGAGCTATCCGTCCTATCGCCTGTTCGTGATTCTCGTCGGGGCCGCCGTCGCCCTCGGGGTCGGCCTGGTCCTCGTGAAAACGCGTCTGGGGCTGGAGATCCACGCGACGGCGAACATGCAATCGACGGCCGAGATCCTCGGCGTCGACACCGCGCGGATCTACACGATCACGTTCGTCCTCGGGACCGCGCTCGCGGCGCTCGCCGGCGCCCTCACCGCACCGATCACGTCGATGTACCCCACGATCGGCCTCGACTACATCACGATGGCGTTTCTCGTCATCATCGTCGGCGGGATGGGGAGTTTCAAGGGGTCGTTCGTCGTCAGTATGATCGTCGGACAGGTCATCGCCTTCGGCTGGCTGGTGCTCTCGCCGACGTACGTCCGTATCCTCGTCTTCGCGGCGGCGATGGTGTTCATCCTGTACAAGCCGCGTGGCTTCTTCGGTAAAGCGGAGGTGCACGAATGA